From Bosea sp. NBC_00550, the proteins below share one genomic window:
- a CDS encoding ABC transporter substrate-binding protein, translating to MMTQTRRKFIMAAAFGALIAAAPAFAQAPSGKLVLYTSQPEKDAAQTTAAFKKAYPNVEIDIFRSGTTEVMGKLAAEISAGQPSADVLLIADAASMEILKGQKQLLAYPGAKTDGLQAGSFDADKTYFGSKLITTGIAYNTAAKEKPTSWTDLDKPSYKGQISMPSPLYSGAAAIMLSTMTARPDLGWKLFEGLKANEAVAVRGNGAVLRSVATGEKAYGVLVDFMAYNAKKQGSPIDFVFPKEGAPAVTEPVAIVKSTKNEAAAKAFVDFILSDDGQKLALSMGYIPAKPSVGSPAWLPEGTKINVMASDIAAVVKATEADKARFATMFGN from the coding sequence ATGATGACCCAGACGAGACGCAAATTCATAATGGCGGCGGCCTTCGGCGCGCTGATCGCCGCTGCTCCGGCCTTCGCGCAAGCGCCTTCGGGCAAGCTCGTGCTCTACACCTCGCAGCCGGAGAAGGATGCGGCACAGACGACGGCGGCCTTCAAGAAGGCCTACCCGAATGTCGAGATCGATATCTTCCGCTCCGGCACGACCGAGGTGATGGGCAAGCTCGCCGCCGAGATCTCGGCCGGCCAGCCCAGCGCCGACGTGCTGCTGATCGCCGATGCCGCGAGCATGGAGATCCTGAAGGGCCAGAAGCAGCTTCTCGCCTATCCCGGCGCCAAGACCGACGGCCTGCAGGCTGGCTCCTTCGACGCCGACAAGACCTATTTCGGCTCGAAGCTGATCACCACCGGCATCGCCTACAACACCGCCGCCAAGGAGAAGCCAACCTCCTGGACCGATCTCGACAAGCCCTCCTACAAGGGCCAGATCTCGATGCCGAGCCCGCTCTATTCGGGTGCGGCCGCGATCATGCTCTCGACCATGACGGCCCGGCCCGATCTCGGCTGGAAGCTTTTCGAGGGGCTGAAAGCCAATGAAGCTGTCGCCGTGCGCGGCAACGGCGCCGTGCTGCGCTCGGTCGCCACCGGCGAGAAGGCTTACGGCGTGCTGGTCGACTTCATGGCCTACAACGCCAAGAAGCAGGGCTCGCCGATCGACTTCGTCTTCCCGAAGGAAGGCGCTCCGGCCGTGACCGAACCCGTCGCGATCGTGAAATCGACCAAGAACGAGGCGGCCGCCAAGGCCTTCGTCGACTTCATCCTCTCCGATGACGGGCAGAAGCTCGCGCTCTCGATGGGCTACATCCCGGCCAAGCCGAGCGTCGGCTCGCCCGCCTGGCTGCCGGAGGGCACCAAGATCAACGTCATGGCCTCCGACATCGCGGCGGTGGTCAAGGCGACCGAGGCCGACAAGGCCCGCTTCGCCACGATGTTCGGCAACTGA